GCAGTATATTGACGACCAAACTGAAATAACTCGCACCGCCATATGCATCCTGAATTAATAGCTTCACATTGTCTGTGCCATTTTGGTTTGCCGCACCTTCATACAATAGTGTGTTGTTGTCTTGAATAGAAACACGGCCCTTTTCTGGTCCAACAGCAATACTGAAATTCACCGCGTCGTTTTCAGCATCTGCAGGGGAGAGCGCGACCGTATTTTGATCATCTTCCTCTAATTCAATTTGTAGGTCTTTTTGCGTGGGTGCATAGTTAATATTGACTCGATCAATACGACCAGCGCTACGATAGGAGACTGTATATATTTCTTTGCCAACGCCATTGCCGATCCCATTGGTAGTAATTTGATTGTTTTCATTTATTTGAATCGGCTCTTCAGGGTTAGATATATCAAATATAAGGCTTTTATCATCAAAAATCGCGATCAATAAATCGTTATAAATGTATGGAAAGGCATTTCTTGTCTCTGAATTGATAGAGACACTATTTTTTTTAACTGGTTTATTTGGTTCGCTAATATCAAATAAGAGCAGCGCCTGAGAACCAAATACATAAAGAGTATTTCCTGATACAGCAACTTGGCCTGCATAGAAGTATTCGTGCTCGATACTGCTGAGTTTCGTCACTGTCGATAAATCTGAAATGTCATAAATAATAATCTCAGGCGAACTTCTAAAGAAGTCGTCGTACCTAGTGATAAAAAGTAAGTTATTTGCAACTGTTATATAGCCATCTCGAAAGTCTAAATCTAATTGCGATAGAATATTCTTGTCTTCGTCAATAAAGCTCAGGGTATTGAATGCATGTGCGACAAAGCCATTGTTGGTTTTCACTATACGACCATCTGTACCATGGCTACCTAAACTGCCATGTTTTATACCGACATTAAGTTGCTTTTTTAAGTCTTCAGCTAGGTGAGACTCCAGTTGTGCCCCTGCGTTAATGAGGATTTCATCACCGACCCACTCAACACCTTGAATGTTGTTGACTGTGTGATAAGTTGACTCTAATTTTGCTGGCTTTGATGCATCTGTTCGCCAAAAGTGCAAATTGCTCTGAAATGAAGACGCTGCAAGCTCATTCTCGTATATTGCAATATCGCTTACTTGGCCGGACTGATTAAAGGTATGTACGCTTTTTATGGTATTATCTGAGTTAACCTGAAAAGCCTCGATTCCCATGGACTCTTTTGTTACTAGCAACATATCACCGGACAAGATCGCATCTTCTAAAAAACCTTTTGTGAATAGTTGAGATTTGCGCATCACGGTTTCGTTATTAATGTCATAAACATCTATCGAGCCAAATGTCCCAACGGCAAAGAGTTGGTTGCCTTTGAATTCGAAATGAGTATAACCGCTGCTCTGTTCATTGTCGTAGATTACCGTTAACGTATTATCTTGGATACGCGCAACTTGGAAGCCCCAGTAGTGATAAGATAAGAACCATAAATTTCCAGAGACTTGAGCGCTATGATAAGCGGATTTTGCGTTAGTTAATTTTAACTCAACGACTTGCCCAAATGCACCATCGTCAGTGAGTGGTAATTTATATAAACCGGCGCCTATCTCATCTTGATTACTGGTTAGATATAAAGAGTGATTATCATAAGAAACACTGAATTTATCATTGTAACGAGGTTCATATGGACGGATGCCAAACTCTAAGCTTTCTTTTTGTTCTAATTTACCACTTTCGTCGAGTAACAAGTGCGTTGCGACTAGGCTATCGAGTGTTTCTATTAAATATAAATTATTGTTGTGACCAGCGATCAGTTCTCCATCTGCAATATATGCGCTGATGTACAGCTCATCTAAGATGTTTAACCGGCCATCAACGATTGATGCTGAAAAAATATGATGACCATCGAAACTGGAGGCTAGGATCACCCAAAGTCCATTTTGATTTTCTATGTTCTTTATTTGAACTGGAGTACCCGCTTTTTGTTTACTCGTTAATTTAGTTTGGCTGATCAGTTCGAATCCATCATTACCGTATTTTAGAATATCAAGATTAGCACTGACCCAGGGCGAACCAGATTCCAATTTCCCAGATACAAGAATATATCCATCGTGATAGGCCATTTTGTTATAGGGATCAGAACCTAATGACTCTTTAAGCACCAGTGAAACGGGTTTTTCTTGTGCATGAGAGTGGAATACTGCAAAAAGCAGCATTGATACAGTTACTAATTTTTTTGTTAAACAGGAAATCAGACTGGGCATCTGCATACTACTTCCTTTAATTGTTGTATGAAGAAAAATAATTACATCACCGCAATTCGGGTTAACGTCATCGCTACATTGGCGCGTGCATAATAACCCAAAAAAGGTATTTGTAAATAAAGTACATAATTATTATGCTGAATTATGAAATTAAAAGATGGCTATAGAAGCAAGGGATTTGGATAAAAATTATTTTAAACTGCTGAATAATATATTTAATTTAACAATTTAAAAAAGAAAGACAAACAGGCTTGGTATGCAGTAAGGCTTGGTATGCAGTAAGGTTTGGTATGCAGTAAGGCTTGGTATGCAGTAAGGCTTGGTATGCAGTAAGGCTTGGTATGCAGTAAGGCTTGGTATGCAGTAAGGCTTGGTATGCAGTAAGGCTTGGTATGCAGTAAGGCTTGGTATGCAGTAAGGCTTGGTATGCAGTAAGGCTTGGTATGCAGTAAGGCTTGGTATGCAGTAAGGCTTGGTATGCAGTAAGGCTTGGTATGCAGTAAGGTTTGGTATGCAGTAAGGTTTGGTATGCAGTAAGGCTTGGTATGCAGTAAGGCTTAGTATGCAGTAAGGCTTGGTATGCAGTAAGGCTTGGTATGCGTTGCGTAGCTGACCGTATTAATGGCTATGTTGTGAAAAGTGATCATCACCGATTATATATTTCAACTTGGATGGTGGTGAGTTTATAAATATTTATGTGCTTGAAAAATTATGGGCCGACATGTAGCAATGATGGGGTAGTTCAGCAAAAACGTCAGGCAGGCGCATAAGCCCGCCCGATTTAACTTAAAACTGTGCAGAGAAAGCTTCAGCTTGTTTCCATACTCTAAGCGTATTACCACCTAAAATTAGTTTAATATCTTTTTCGCTATAGCCACGATCTAATAATCCTTGTACCAGATTAGGATAGGTTGACACATCTTTTAGGCCGACCGGCAAAGAATCACCAACGCCATCGTAATCGGAGCCAATACCAACGTGTTCAATACCAATCAGCTTTACCACGTGATCAATATGATCCAATACCTGCTCGAGCGTTGCAAATGGGAATGGATTACGTGCTAAGTAAGCCGCACGAAAGTCTGTCTTTATGGCACCACGACTGGTTGCTTCTTGCTCTGCTTCACTGCGCTTGTCATACCAAGTGCGTGATGCTGACGTGACAAAACTCGAACCAAAGTTGATTTGAATGACACCTCCATTTTTTTTCAAAGCCAATAACATGTCATCATCCATGTTACGCTCAAAACCTGGCGTGTACTTTCTCAATGATGAATGCGATGCAATGACAGGGACTTTTGAGAGTGCCATGACTTGATAAAAGGCTTTGTCAGAAATGTGTGATACATCTATCAACATGCCAATTTTATTCATTTCGACAACCAGCTCTTTGCCAAATGGACTTAAGCCTTTCCATTTCCTGCGCAGGTCATAAGAAGAGTCAGAAATATGGTTACTTTGAGAGTGCGCCAAGGTGATATAGCGGACGCCTCTGTCAAAGAAGTGCTTTAAGTTTTTAAGGTCTCCCTCAATGGGTGAGCCGTTTTCCATCCCCATAGCAATAGACATTAAGCCCTTATCAAATTGTGCTTCAATATCTTTGGTGTTGTGGGCAATGGCAAATTTATGAGGTGCACGGTGCGCCAATGCTTCCATGCCGTCAATGAGCTGATTGGCCAACTGAAAGCTTTTGCCCTTACCTTCAAACTCCAAACTGGCTGGAATGTAAATAGACATAAAAGGTGCGTTGAGGCCGCCCTGCATCGCTCGTGGGTAGTCAAAATCTCCCTCCTGCGTTGCTTTGGAGACATCGTCCCACTGCATGTTAATTCGATAAGGAACATCAATATGGGTGTCGATGAGCAGGTTTTCTTGCGCCAAGCGAATGGCACGTTCGGATGCGGTGTATTCTTTTGCATAGACAGTGGAGGTTGCCAGTGCCAGAACACAAAGAGCTGAGCTGAACTTCATGTTTGCGCCTTTATTATGATTGTGAAGTTTGATTGTAACAACTAATTCTAAAGGCTCAATATGTGACGGTCTTTTAATCGCTTAATTAGTCGTAGGTTGGCTCAGAAGTATAATCTTGGCTTTGCATTGCGTGAAACTGAGCTTTGCTGACGATGTTGACTGATTCATGTAGCTCAGAGAAGACAATGAGCGCTTCGCCACTTTGCAATTGCGCCTTAACTTGTGCCACTTTTTGCTCTGTTGTGATTTCACTATCACCATAGTCAGTGCCTTCACGTAATACGTAATGTTCAATTAGGCTTTCTAGTGTTTCAGGCGCAATTTGTTGATAAGGAATGAGCATACTAATACCGCTATTTAATAAGTGAATGAATATATTCTGGTACGACTTTTTCTAACCAATAAATGGGTTTTAATGGGTTATTACCCGCAATAAAGCCCACGTGTCCCCCTTTAGATGAAACTGCGAGTTTAACCTTGGGACTGGTTTGTTTTGCAAGCGGGATTGCTTGCGTTGACAGCATGGGGTCATCTTCAGCATGGATCAGTAAAGTCGGGGTTTCTATCAAGCTTAAATATGGCTGAGAGCTAGCTTGTGCATAATAGTCTTCAGCGCCCTTAAAACCATGTAGAGGAGCAGTGACTCGATCGTCGAACTGCCATAAATCATTAATTTGTGACAGCTCACTGGCACTGATATCGATGGTATTTTTTATTTGGTCTAATTTGCGTGTAAATGAGTGCTTCATTCTATCTAATAAATACTTTTGATAGAGCTTGAAGCAACTTTTTCTGATCACCTGACATGATGATGACAAATGATAAGGTGCTGAAATCACCGCAGCACCGGCTAAGCGACTTGCTTGTCCTTTTTCACCTAAATACTTAGCTAAAACATTACCGCCCAGAGAGAAACCGACTGCGAAGAGCGCTCTGCCGGGGAAACGTTCGCTCAAAGTCTTAATTAGAAAGCTTAAATCCTGTGTTTCACCACTGTGGTAAGCACGAGGTTGCTTATTGACGTCTTTTGAGCAGTTACGAAAATGCATTAATACTGCATCTAAACCTGAACGTGTGAGTGCGCGCAACATACCTTTGGCATAAAAGCTATTTATATTGCCTTCTAAGCCATGTAAGACAACCACTAATGGTGCGTGTGCATTGCCATTATTGGCCCATGCTAATTCCAAAAAATCATCATCAGGGGTAGTAAGATGCTCAAAGTTGACATCTGCTTTTAATCTTGGACGAAAAGCGCGGGGAAGTATGGTTTGAACATGCCTATTGCGCATCCACCAAGCGGGCTTAAAGTTTAAATCAAGCTGCTTTGACATAGGTAGGTGACATTCTCTTGTGACGGTAAACACTCACAGTGTACCAAAGCTGTTGCCAAATGAGTATGTATGTCTGCGTTAGATATAAAAAGCACCCGATCAGCGAAGCTGATAAGGTGCTTTGTGCGTCGTGCTTAATTCTGAAACGGGAACTAAATTTGCTTAACGTTAGTCTGGTGACAGTGTCTTACTCTGGTATTTCAGCTTCATTCACTTTTTTCACAAAGTAGTAGACATAGTAGATACACAGCGCGATAACTACCCCAAGTATGCCGAATGATAGATACAGTACTGGGTCGGAAAAGAAATCTCTAAAGAATACGTTCATGGCTGTGACTCCTCAATTTGTCGATGAGTACATAGTAGATGAGCCATGCTAAAGAGGTTATGATCGAGATCAAGTTTATTATTTAGCCGATATCTACTTCAAGTAGCGCTTGATCTTGATCATGTTTTTGCGTACGCAAACCTATCAGCCAAAGGCTTTGGCAAGTATAGAGTGAGGTTATTGGCGCTTTGCATATCATGTTTGAGGCACAAGTGATTGGCGGTTTCAATGAGCAAATATTGCTGCAGCTTTTCTAGCTCCAACTCAGTGGCGAGCAAACTTTTTCTAAGCGATGGATAGTCTGGGTATGTGTGGTGCTGTGACTTAACTTGTTGCCGTGTTGCACGATAAGGCTGCAATATGGTTTTGTCAGCGTGTTCGACACACCTCATTAACGATTGGAGTTGCTGGGTATTTAGCTGTATCGAGAGTGTGCTTAAATAGTCTAGGAATAGACAGAGATTGACGTTTTTGCCATGCAGGTCCTGGCACTCTAAGAGTACCTGTTGGACCTGCTCACTGCGGTATACATCGCAGGCATATTGCCAAAAGTGTTCACGACTCAGCATATTTCGCCAGTGCTCGCGAAGTGTGCTTCTTTTTCTTCAAGCTCCTCGAGTGTCATTAGTAACGCCTCTTCTGTGTCATTGAGTTCAGGTGTCAGGGCGGCTTGCTTGGCCAGTAGCTCACTGAGTTTGGCTTTGTTTTCTGCCTCATACAAGCTGTTATCAGCAAGTTGAGACTCAATATCAGCCAATGCTGTGGTGAGTTTATCCAATTGCTTTTCAAGTTTGTCTATGGATTTCTTCAGTGGTTGAACTGATTTTCTGAACTCAGCCTCAAGGCGCTTTTGTTCTTTACGATTAACGCTAGAGTGCGCTTTGTCTTCTACTTGAGGTTTTTGCTTCGCCTCTTTATTGGCATTGAGTAGCCATTGGTAGTATTCATCCAAATCGTAGCCGAATGCCGAGACAGTCCCATTATCTACCAAGTAATACTCATCGGCGGTATTTTTTAGCATGTGGCGGTCGTGCGATACTGTGACCATGGCACCTTCAAAGCCTTGCAGGGCCATCACTAAAGCGTGGCGCATTTCTAAATCCAAGTGGTTAGTAGGCTCATCCAGCAGTAATAGGTTAGGGGATTGATATACTAACATGGCCAGCACAAGTCGCGCTTTTTCTCCCCCTGAAAACGGTGCGACGGGGTCAAGTGCTTTATCTCCATGAAATGCAAAACCACCGAGGAAATCTCGTAATGATTGCTCAGTAGCTTGCGGATCTAGGCGTTGTAAGTGA
This genomic window from Pseudoalteromonas luteoviolacea contains:
- a CDS encoding YheU family protein; this encodes MLIPYQQIAPETLESLIEHYVLREGTDYGDSEITTEQKVAQVKAQLQSGEALIVFSELHESVNIVSKAQFHAMQSQDYTSEPTYD
- a CDS encoding Ig-like domain-containing protein; translated protein: MQMPSLISCLTKKLVTVSMLLFAVFHSHAQEKPVSLVLKESLGSDPYNKMAYHDGYILVSGKLESGSPWVSANLDILKYGNDGFELISQTKLTSKQKAGTPVQIKNIENQNGLWVILASSFDGHHIFSASIVDGRLNILDELYISAYIADGELIAGHNNNLYLIETLDSLVATHLLLDESGKLEQKESLEFGIRPYEPRYNDKFSVSYDNHSLYLTSNQDEIGAGLYKLPLTDDGAFGQVVELKLTNAKSAYHSAQVSGNLWFLSYHYWGFQVARIQDNTLTVIYDNEQSSGYTHFEFKGNQLFAVGTFGSIDVYDINNETVMRKSQLFTKGFLEDAILSGDMLLVTKESMGIEAFQVNSDNTIKSVHTFNQSGQVSDIAIYENELAASSFQSNLHFWRTDASKPAKLESTYHTVNNIQGVEWVGDEILINAGAQLESHLAEDLKKQLNVGIKHGSLGSHGTDGRIVKTNNGFVAHAFNTLSFIDEDKNILSQLDLDFRDGYITVANNLLFITRYDDFFRSSPEIIIYDISDLSTVTKLSSIEHEYFYAGQVAVSGNTLYVFGSQALLLFDISEPNKPVKKNSVSINSETRNAFPYIYNDLLIAIFDDKSLIFDISNPEEPIQINENNQITTNGIGNGVGKEIYTVSYRSAGRIDRVNINYAPTQKDLQIELEEDDQNTVALSPADAENDAVNFSIAVGPEKGRVSIQDNNTLLYEGAANQNGTDNVKLLIQDAYGGASYFSLVVNILPVYDAPSFKGDAENISVISGESHSSTLDVVNVDGGKLQFEITEQATNGTATINAQGVLTYTANVSSLGADKFVVTVTDETGAKASKTINVMTIEKSAATQASNNADSGGGSFSLFSLCILLISGARRRYCSVH
- a CDS encoding dipeptidase — its product is MKFSSALCVLALATSTVYAKEYTASERAIRLAQENLLIDTHIDVPYRINMQWDDVSKATQEGDFDYPRAMQGGLNAPFMSIYIPASLEFEGKGKSFQLANQLIDGMEALAHRAPHKFAIAHNTKDIEAQFDKGLMSIAMGMENGSPIEGDLKNLKHFFDRGVRYITLAHSQSNHISDSSYDLRRKWKGLSPFGKELVVEMNKIGMLIDVSHISDKAFYQVMALSKVPVIASHSSLRKYTPGFERNMDDDMLLALKKNGGVIQINFGSSFVTSASRTWYDKRSEAEQEATSRGAIKTDFRAAYLARNPFPFATLEQVLDHIDHVVKLIGIEHVGIGSDYDGVGDSLPVGLKDVSTYPNLVQGLLDRGYSEKDIKLILGGNTLRVWKQAEAFSAQF
- a CDS encoding hydrolase; its protein translation is MSKQLDLNFKPAWWMRNRHVQTILPRAFRPRLKADVNFEHLTTPDDDFLELAWANNGNAHAPLVVVLHGLEGNINSFYAKGMLRALTRSGLDAVLMHFRNCSKDVNKQPRAYHSGETQDLSFLIKTLSERFPGRALFAVGFSLGGNVLAKYLGEKGQASRLAGAAVISAPYHLSSSCQVIRKSCFKLYQKYLLDRMKHSFTRKLDQIKNTIDISASELSQINDLWQFDDRVTAPLHGFKGAEDYYAQASSQPYLSLIETPTLLIHAEDDPMLSTQAIPLAKQTSPKVKLAVSSKGGHVGFIAGNNPLKPIYWLEKVVPEYIHSLIK
- a CDS encoding TIGR02444 family protein gives rise to the protein MLSREHFWQYACDVYRSEQVQQVLLECQDLHGKNVNLCLFLDYLSTLSIQLNTQQLQSLMRCVEHADKTILQPYRATRQQVKSQHHTYPDYPSLRKSLLATELELEKLQQYLLIETANHLCLKHDMQSANNLTLYLPKPLADRFAYAKT